The sequence below is a genomic window from Plasmodium gaboni strain SY75 chromosome 10, whole genome shotgun sequence.
atatatttaaaaatattttatatttatatccTATATATTCACCTAATATATCTacttataataaaaaaagtaacaacaaaaaaaatgaaaacCAAAATAATACTACAATATCGTTTGAAGAACAAACTAGTCAATTCTCACAAGAAACATTATCTGAAAATTCTTCAATTAGTCATGAGACAACAACAAAAGAATTAAACATATTTGATACcattgaaaaaaaaaactttgggaatttattttttgaaattaataaagaatttgatcatttttacaaaaattatttaatacaCAAAATGAAGTCAACTAACCAAAAAAATGAAACTCAAGGgataaatgaaaatgttcaaaatatatatgaatataataataaggatAATAACTCGCATAcattatatgattataataatgaaatgGAAACACCACTAAATTCTACTCCTATGAAAGAAAAcatagaaaataaaaataaaaaaaacgACCCTTTTTTTAAAGACATACAAGTATCTCCAGTTAtctataaaattattaatgaaaaaaatgataaacTTATGGACGACTTTTATAAATGGTTTGAATACTTTTTTGATCAATCAGAAAATGATCAGCAACAAAAAATTCAACAAAATTGGgaaacaaataaaatagacACTGATATATACAcagataaaaataacaattgtaatgagaataataatacatgTTGTGACTACATACGTATAGAAGAAAAACAGAAAAATATAGCAAATGATTGTATgcataataataatgtaccatatatatatcaacATGTGAATAAAccatatataaaacaaaataacAATTACACTATAGatgaaaaacaaaataaacatgttaatttatataatatatatcaaaatgataataatttttatgatttatGTAATGAAACACCTCATCAtagtattaaaaaaaaaagcaaaTCAATAAAAACTCCCATTATctataaaaacaatatgGAAGAATCTCAAAGAATTGCTTATTCTTcttttgaaaaaaaaacatatcATTCATCTTATaatttacataataaaGAACACAAATTCATAAACCATCCTTATTATAGTCCcataaaaacaaatataagAACAAATAGATTATCACCTTATATTTATTCGGAAGAACAAAGTATAAACAAAACAAACCAcaatcatatatataattacacATTAAATGTTGAGGAAAAATATGgatttaatttatttaaaaaaagtgatcataaaataaaagacTTAACACATgattttaattatatttatataggAAACAATATGAATAACCAATCAAATGAAAACCAAAATAAAGAAgagacaaaaaaaaaaaaaaagaatttttttttcttcttatttataaaacaaGAATGTATAaacaattttttaaaaattaaattacttatacataaaatgaaagaaaaaaaaaacaatcTGAAATTAATTTCCTTGTTTCAAAATCaaatagataaatatatgaaaaatatggaatacatattattattaacaaCATATAAAGAAGAATTGATACCATTAAATGATTTTTATCTTCtagataaaaatatatatacaaaacgtttttattgtatacctatatatataaaaaaaaataatctTCTTATCAGAccaaatttttttcatataaaatgGATTGTATATACACTACaatcattaatattttgtaatttcttttttaaaaaaattaataaatatatgtgtacATATCCATtctttaattataaatatactCATTTcaagaaatatataaatcaacATAATGAACAAGAAAATAACGATGAAAATGGCATAACAACGATTAACACAAAGTTTTATGACaactatattttttttcaacatcatataataaaaaataaaatgaaatatgtaaaatatttccCTCATCATCTCATGTTAAACTTTAAAGATCTACAATCAACAAATATGAAGGATAACAAAAATGTCCATATACACATATCACCCATCTTTGTTTTAACACCAAACAAAATATATCCAAGTgtagataataaaatgaattaaaataCTACAAAACATAAGTTATATTTATCCGtaaaatgttataaataaataaatatataaatatatatatatatatatatatatatatattattatattgttttcCCATCATACTTTTTAAAACTAGGCGTCTTAcacatattatttgtacatatattattttttatatttattatctCCTTGTTTTTGTAATATGTTCTTtgaacatataaaaatataaatatataaatatatatatattcttatatttattatttcaaCTTTTTGATGAACATTTTGTTACGCATACATATATAGATTTACATATGCATTTTATACATTCGAACATATGATcaatttttcatatattaatatctttttttttttttttttttttttttttttttttttacttttataaaaaaattttattaataaaaaaataaattttttataaaaaaaaaaaaaaaaaaaaaaaaaaaaaaaaaaaataaaaaattattatgaatttaataaaaaaaaataattttttattaaaaaaaaaaaaaaaaaaaaaaatacataatatattatatttttagttatttttgaatcattgtatttttctctttttttttttttttatttttgtattcactacatattattatattacatatatataaaaatatatatataatatatttgaatacataatattacatataaaatatatcattttatattataataatatttttcacATACCCCtataatacataatatatatatatattatacatatatataatattttttttatatgtcattccaaaaaaaaaaataaataaataaataaaatattttatataagaataatttaaagaaacataattatatttttaaaatgaCCGAAAAAAAGTTTTGAATATggaaataaaattaaatgtaCGAAAACTCATcaatttataaatatagcaaaaaaaaaagaaagaaaaaaaaagaaatacaaaaataaaaagaatatatatattatatatataaatatatatataataaacataatgtatatttactttgtattattaaatatataataaatactatatttaaaatattcatattttttttattattatattcttaaaataacaaaaaaaaaaaagatttcttaatacataaataaatatataaatatatataaacatatataatataataaatttgctttatatatattatattatatatatatatatattttttttttttaatttatttcttttaattattttttttcaatatgagtcaatcaaataataaaataaccAGAGCACAAATAGAAGGCATAAAAAGTTCGGAACTAGAACTTTTTAAAAGTATGATAATTCCATTCAACGCTACAGTTgaacaatataataaagatgagtaagtttatataattgtatatattaaagtGTATGTATTGTTTTTTGATAGTGctattataatttaaaaaaataaaaaaattatatatatatatatttatatacatgtccaaaatatatttagtgcatacatgtatatatgtatatatttatttaccattttataattttttataatttttttttatatttcttctttattattttttttttttttagtgAGAGCGCTATAGTACAATTTAAAAATGGCgtagaaaaaaaacatatagAATCCTTAGgatcatataaaataaaaccATTGTAAGgatatacatatatatatatatatatattattataaaaaaaaaattataaaatcgatcatgaattatattattttttattatataaatggaatacttttatgaaataaaaatatctaaatttttataatatgatatatattttttttttaggTCCTATGATTCGAGTGACAAAAGTGATCAggtatatattaataaaaatagacAACAACATATGTatcttataatatattatgtcTTATTCgttatattacatttttattgtatCACAGAAAAGTTgtctaattttttttttttttttttttttgtcttaattgattttttatagagtttaagaaaaagaaatgtaaattttatatgtgATAGAATTGTAATTGATGAACATGATATAATGAACATTTTCCTTAACGCCAcgtaatatatataaaaatatttgaagaaaatataaaatattttttatattctacatattaaaagactgttgtatatatatatatttaatttatatattttttttttttatatatatacctaTTGTAGGCTCATTGCTCCAGTCATATTTGTCTTATTAAGtatgttaatatttttttccattttttgAGGAACACAATAATGATGtaacattttataatttaatatgaatttttgtttttttttttttttattattatttcacATATGCATATCAACATATATACCTACATATATCTTTACTTATTTAATATCTTCATTAATTATATAGTgtaatttcttttttcatttttttttttttttttttaaacttttttatttattaaaaataaaaaaaagataaatagTTATACATATAACAAAATCACCACATATCCAAATGGAgaaaataatcataataaaatatatatatacatatagGTACATCCTCAAATGtgttttataaatattcacATATAAGATAAACATTTAACAGTATTGTTATTCACATCATAAATgttatttaattttttttatatatctcaatatctatataataGTACCTAATATTGgttttataatataaatataaatataaatataaatataaatatatacatatatatatatatatatatatatatacttaatttttatatatttttccttttcattttttttttttttttgttgttgtttcttttattttttctttcttttataattattcattgtgtatttatatgtttttcATTCATTTATTCACTCTATTGAGTGctttcattatataaaaaataaaattgtattattacagattttatatatatatatatatatatatatatatatcctttttgtatagtaaaaataagatctttaattagaaaaaatatatacagCCTTATAAACTCAATATAATAAACGTATGCGCTTaatcttttaaataatatatcctttataattttaaatgaaaaaaaaaaaatcaaaaaaaagCAAACGAAAATGTAGATATTTGTAAACAACTGCTTATTCTAAAcgaattatataatttatacATGTAACTctaaacataaaatataacacataaatatatattatatatatatatatataggtatttctcttcatattttgttataatatatatatataaatatatatatatgtttaattaACAGGCAATGTAATTTAAGATATctatttttacattttataattcttatatattttatattttactattgtttattttttctttctttttttttatgtcatatatataaagaatatatttgtgaaaaaaaaaaaaaaaaaaaaaaaaaacaggTGCACTATATTACACACgcttctttttttttatttcccAACTTCCAGATATCTAATTTTATGaagtatattataaaaatgaagattcagaaaaaaatattttgtattcaattaaaaattatagataatatataatttttattttttccccaacattattttaatcaatattataaatatatatatatatatgaatgtaaatataaatgattatatatatatatatatatatatatatatatgtacatacaatttttttttgtacatacaatttttttttttttatttatatttatttgatgtattataaatacatatttctttaaaaaaataattatatatgtataataaaattttctcatattattattatacagcttttataattttttaaataataatatatacacatattatatatattatatatatatatatatatatatgttttgTGTGTCTTATTCCTTTTTCATTTGTCCtattttatacatatgaTATTTATGTTTCCATTTGTAACAACACATTTgaatatcttttatatataataatattattccGTCGcttaaaaaatatatatatatatatatatatatatttatgatattatatatactatccataaaaatatatatgtttctttttttatgttt
It includes:
- a CDS encoding hypothetical protein (conserved Plasmodium protein, unknown function), whose translation is MSQSNNKITRAQIEGIKSSELELFKSMIIPFNATVEQYNKDDESAIVQFKNGVEKKHIESLGSYKIKPLSYDSSDKSDQSLRKRNVNFICDRIVIDEHDIMNIFLNATLIAPVIFVLLSMLIFFSIF